Proteins encoded together in one Penaeus vannamei isolate JL-2024 chromosome 9, ASM4276789v1, whole genome shotgun sequence window:
- the LOC138862636 gene encoding glycine-rich protein-like, translating into MRSLVILVAVAAAAVAAVQKREAKPGGGGHGFGHGGFGHGIGHGGFGHGIGHGLGIGIGHGLGHGVGHGIGHGIGHGFGHGIGHGFGHGIGHGIGHGIGHGFGHGHGHGHGHGVVEVVSHGHGHGGYGHGGHGAVFGFHTAVEHPGYGHARSYQHQHGIVAPYHGYH; encoded by the exons ATGAGGAGCTTG GTTATCTTGGTGGCTGTGGCTGCGGCAGCGGTGGCGGCGGTGCAGAAGCGGGAAGCCAAACCCGGCGGCGGTGGACACGGATTCGGACACGGAGGATTTGGACACGGCATTGGGCACGGAGGATTCGGACACGGCATCGGGCACGGTTTAGGAATCGGCATTGGCCACGGTCTAGGGCACGGAGTTGGTCACGGTATAGGACACGGCATTGGCCATGGATTCGGTCACGGCATTGGCCATGGATTTGGCCATGGCATTGGCCACGGAATCGGTCACGGCATTGGCCATGGATTCGGACATGGACACGGCCACGGACATGGACACGGCGTCGTCGAAGTCGTAAGCCACGGACACGGACATGGAGGATATGGGCACGGCGGGCACGGCGCCGTGTTCGGATTCCACACCGCCGTTGAACACCCAGGGTATGGCCATGCCCGCTCGTACCAACACCAGCATGGTATAGTTGCGCCCTACCACGGCTACCACTGA
- the LOC113808450 gene encoding fibroin heavy chain, whose translation MRVTKILLFVAIELVSGKHRRVASSSDIPADDFLLQGISKREVMSHKQLHSANRREAEVYAETTAISKREVKPEVIGNKPARFSIVRKREASPSSIRDTEVQTFSKREAEAKAEAEPEAAVGDSFGIAGTTAAPGFGHGFHAGSGFAAQPTAAGFAFNHAGGHPTGHGLGQAIGLTTAHAGGLQGIEHVANHAAGLGTGLALGHVHDFSGQAGSFGLGDAAVHGFENGNGHLHHNGHGSGRAIDLGFVQDDHAVDHGAGHFADHSVPHSAGHALHHGGIQPQHHAAVHSAPLAVTALPFAANHGAFQTVPHATSHTPHSVGHAVPHSSPFAVPHAASHAHAPGSGFAVSHVGSHGIPQGVGRSPGQTLGRDFSSTLGHRLLPVSGHLGFGTTGGHAAALTHGVGQPVALGGVHAGSHDDASAFAHGFGSALAFGDPHALAHDSGFSFGSGQALTHVGGHSPSLGRGKALTHAGSHVLSHGSGKALAHSGGHSPLHGGRPAFSHGSALGQAGFHGPSHGSGKALTHAGTHAFSHGSGKALTHAGGHAFGSGLAFPHGSGKALSHGAGHHALTQGDVHALGHADNHAFTDVHALGHADNHAFSDVHALEHADSHALTHGGAHAFGLAGSQDLTHGSPHVFAQDLGHGLAHDANHGFVHDTAHPLTHG comes from the exons ATGAGGGTGACAAAG atATTGTTGTTTGTGGCCATTGAGCTGGTGTCTGGGAAGCACAGAAGAGTTGCTTCCTCTTCAGACATTCCTGCTGACGATTTCCTGCTTCAAGGCATATCAAAAAGGGAAGTCATGTCTCACAAGCAACTCCATTCTGCTAACAGAAGAGAGGCCGAGGTCTATGCGGAAACCACAGCCATTTCCAAAAGAGAGGTCAAACCAGAGGTCATTGGCAACAAACCAGCAAGATTTTCCATCGTTCGCAAGAGAGAGGCAAGTCCTAGCTCTATCAGAGACACAGAAGTTCAAACTTTCAGCAAGCGAGAAGCAGAGGCGAAGGCGGAGGCGGAACCAGAGGCAGCTGTCGGCGACTCATTCGGGATAGCAGGGACAACCGCTGCTCCAGGGTTCGGTCATGGGTTCCACGCCGGGTCCGGCTTCGCGGCGCAGCCTACCGCCGCCGGCTTTGCATTTAATCATGCAGGTGGACATCCAACTGGTCATGGCCTAGGTCAGGCTATAGGGCTTACAACCGCTCATGCAGGCGGACTGCAAGGCATAGAGCATGTAGCTAATCATGCAGCTGGTCTGGGTACTGGCCTGGCATTAGGTCATGTACATGATTTTTCTGGGCAAGCAGGTAGTTTTGGCCTTGGTGATGCAGCTGTACATGGGTTTGAGAATGGTAACGGCCACTTACATCATAATGGCCATGGGAGTGGAAGGGCAATTGATCTTGGATTTGTTCAAGATGATCACGCTGTGGACCATGGCGCTGGCCATTTCGCAGACCATTCAGTGCCGCACTCAGCGGGGCATGCTTTACATCACGGCGGAATTCAGCCTCAGCATCATGCAGCAGTACATTCAGCACCCCTTGCCGTTACTGCATTGCCTTTTGCAGCAAACCATGGTGCATTTCAGACAGTGCCACATGCAACAAGTCATACTCCTCACTCGGTAGGCCACGCAGTACCTCACTCTTCACCTTTCGCAGTTCCTCATGCGGCAAGTCATGCACATGCTCCTGGATCAGGCTTTGCAGTAAGTCACGTGGGAAGTCATGGGATACCCCAAGGTGTTGGGCGCTCGCCAGGCCAAACCCTTGGTCGGGACTTCAGCAGTACCTTGGGTCACAGGCTACTACCTGTTTCAGGCCATCTTGGGTTTGGTACTACAGGAGGGCACGCTGCTGCTCTGACGCATGGCGTGGGTCAACCTGTGGCTCTCGGTGGCGTTCATGCGGGATCACATGATGATGCTAGCGCATTTGCACACGGCTTTGGCTCGGCGTTAGCTTTCGGTGATCCTCACGCACTTGCGCACGATTCCGGGTTTTCATTTGGAAGCGGCCAGGCGCTGACGCATGTTGGAGGACATTCGCCATCACTTGGGAGAGGCAAGGCTTTAACGCATGCAGGGAGTCATGTACTATCACATGGAAGTGGAAAGGCATTGGCACATTCCGGAGGGCACTCGCCTCTACATGGAGGAAGGCCTGCTTTTTCGCACGGAAGTGCCTTGGGGCAGGCTGGCTTCCACGGACCATCACATGGAAGTGGCAAAGCCTTAACACATGCTGGAACTCATGCCTTTTCTCATGGAAGCGGTAAGGCTTTGACGCATGCTGGAGGGCACGCATTTGGAAGCGGCCTTGCGTTTCCTCATGGAAGCGGCAAGGCATTATCTCATGGCGCTGGCCACCATGCCTTAACACAAGGTGATGTGCATGCATTAGGTCATGCTGATAACCATGCCTTTACGGATGTTCACGCCCTAGGCCATGCTGACAACCATGCCTTCAGTGATGTGCATGCACTAGAACATGCTGATAGCCATGCTTTAACGCATGGTGGTGCTCATGCGTTTGGACTTGCTGGCAGCCAAGATCTGACACATGGTAGTCCTCATGTCTTTGCTCAAGACCTAGGTCATGGTTTAGCACACGACGCTAACCATGGGTTTGTACATGATACTGCGCATCCACTGACGCACGGGTGA